Within Deinococcus wulumuqiensis R12, the genomic segment GCGCACACCGGCCTGCCGCTGTCCACACCCGGCACCTCGGCCATGACGCTGGTGCTGGGGCTGACCGCGCACGCGGTGGGCTGGCCCTTTCCAGCAGGCGGCGCTCAGGCGCTGGCCGACGCGCTGCGGGGGTATCTGGAACACCTCGGGGGCGAAGTGGTCACGGGTGCAGCGGTCACCCATCCCCGCGACCTGCCAGACGCCCGCGTGACGCTGGTGGATTCCAGCCCCCGGGTGCTGCTCGGCCTGCTGGGGGACCGCGCCCCGGCGGGCTACCGCGCCGCACTCTCGCGCTACCGCTACGGCGCGGGGATGCAGAAGTTCGACTACGCGCTCAGCGGCCCGGTGCCCTGGCAGGACACGCGGCTGCGCCGGGCCGCCACCGTCCACGTCGCGGGCAGCGCCGCCGAAATCACGGCGTCCGAAGCCTCGCTGAGTTCCCGGCGGCCTTACCTGCTCGCCGCGCAGCACACCCTGTTCGACCCCTCCCGCGCTCCGGCGGGGCAGCATACCTTGTGGGTCTATGCCCACGTCCCGAACGGCTCGGACACCGACATCCGGCCCCTTGTCGAGGCCCAGCTCGAATGCTTCGCCCCCGGCTTCCGCGAGCGGGTGCTGGCCTGTCACGTCACGACGGCGACGCAGCTCGAACGCTTCAGCCCGGTGTTCGTGGGGGGCGACGTGGCCGGGGGCGCGGCTACCCTGCCGCAGCTCGTGGCCCGCCCGGTGCTGTCGGTCACGCCCTACCGCACGCCGGTGCGCGGGGTGTATCTGTGCTCCAGTTCCACGCCCCCCGGCGGCGGCATTCACGGGATGTGCGGGGTCAACGCGGCCCGGACGGCCCTGGCGGACGAGTTCGCCCTGCGCTGATCGTCCCTCATACGGATTCCGATTGAATCCAGCAGATTTCTGGATTCAATCCGACTGAAAGGAGTAGGAAAAGATACGGATTTCGCGATATGGATGCACAGGCGGTGTAGTTCCGACTGTGCAGGAATTTAGCGGAATCCGTATCACTCCTTCTGCCCGGCCTGCCAGTCGCGCAGGGTGTCCCGCGCCCACCTGTACACCTCGCCGGACGGGTCGCCGCTTACATGCAGCACCAGCGGCCCGAGCATGGCGCTGCGGCTGCCGGGCGAGCGGGCGTAGTGGTCGTTCAGGGCGCGGCGTTCATGCACGTTGGTGACGTGGATGACGTGCCCGGCAGCCCCCACCCCCGGCACAGTGAACTGCACGCCGTCGCCCACGCGGGGCGCGGAGCCGTATTCGGTAAAGGTGAAGGGGCGCGGGTGCTGCGCCAGTCCCGCCTGTTCCAGCACCCGCGCCGCCTCGCGCGACGTGCTGCCGGGATGGGCCGCGCAGCCCCCCAGCAGGGCCGCCGCCAGCAGCAAAAGCACAGGGCGCGGCATCAGGCGGTCCGTCCTTCGGCAGTGAGCGCCCGAGCGTGGGCGGGCGCCCCGGTCCCCACTCCGGCCCCTTCCCCCACACCAGCCCCGGCTCCCCCTCTGGCCCGTTCCCTCGCCCTGGCCCGGTCACGTTCCCGCAGCC encodes:
- a CDS encoding phytoene desaturase family protein, with translation MSTSSMLDAVVVGAGPNGLAAAVTLARAGLRVQVLEAHERVGGGLSSAALTLPGFTHDVGSAIHPLAAASPAFRQWPLHAFGLRWIHPPAPLGQTLTGGSVMLERDLEHTAAGLGADGPAWTRLFAPLLQGWEGLLDDILRPLPRLPRHPLTLARFGLRALPPAEVLGRALFRTPEARALWNGIAAHTGLPLSTPGTSAMTLVLGLTAHAVGWPFPAGGAQALADALRGYLEHLGGEVVTGAAVTHPRDLPDARVTLVDSSPRVLLGLLGDRAPAGYRAALSRYRYGAGMQKFDYALSGPVPWQDTRLRRAATVHVAGSAAEITASEASLSSRRPYLLAAQHTLFDPSRAPAGQHTLWVYAHVPNGSDTDIRPLVEAQLECFAPGFRERVLACHVTTATQLERFSPVFVGGDVAGGAATLPQLVARPVLSVTPYRTPVRGVYLCSSSTPPGGGIHGMCGVNAARTALADEFALR